A single region of the Bacteroides luhongzhouii genome encodes:
- a CDS encoding lipopolysaccharide biosynthesis protein, which yields MYSRYNNLFKGVSWVVASSIIGSVLQFLLIFVLLNFYKQEEFGLWASITSIAAVIVTGDFGIVNVLRNIISREVLNGSKGLAVSKQYFYSALIFFMCLAILLSIILLFISSYIPFEHLFKTDNESLRQQGRAIFLIIQFIFLFNIPFGMGIPLFFSFGESKLYSIVNSVRSIVAFMIVLCLSINKIHITSVAVAYFTSNLLISLLGTLYFIYKRKWFTYSFNWWDCYHKIREMLTIGVKFLSIQLFSSFLQNVLTIYAGSMVGLGVAANINVVQKIFSFFGGIYQSAFNPLWSELASAFQKRNYDWCWSLLKKSVCITITFFSFVVIIVSVLGDFFMKFIAGNEFKSNVSMFILVGILFSIRIVFDNVSLLQNATNKLNTIIYGYSIMFVYVLIVIPWLVQQYGIELMILNLIFMWGLFIVLAYWDLRKIINNRKNIENSCSLNKEEL from the coding sequence ATGTATAGTAGATATAATAATTTATTTAAAGGTGTTTCTTGGGTAGTGGCATCTTCCATTATTGGTAGTGTTTTACAGTTTCTGCTTATATTTGTTTTGTTGAATTTTTATAAACAAGAAGAATTTGGACTTTGGGCAAGTATTACATCTATTGCTGCTGTAATTGTAACAGGTGATTTTGGTATTGTTAATGTTTTGCGAAATATAATAAGTCGAGAAGTCTTGAATGGTTCTAAAGGTCTTGCTGTTTCTAAACAGTACTTCTATTCAGCTTTGATTTTTTTTATGTGTTTGGCCATCTTATTGTCTATTATTTTATTATTCATATCAAGTTATATTCCATTTGAACATTTATTTAAAACGGATAATGAATCTTTGAGGCAACAAGGAAGAGCTATATTTCTGATAATACAGTTTATCTTTCTTTTCAATATACCATTTGGTATGGGGATTCCTTTATTTTTTTCATTTGGGGAATCAAAACTATATTCTATAGTAAATTCGGTGAGATCAATTGTTGCATTTATGATTGTTTTATGTTTGTCTATTAACAAAATTCATATTACATCTGTTGCTGTTGCTTATTTTACATCTAATTTATTGATTTCATTATTGGGTACACTCTACTTTATTTATAAGCGGAAATGGTTTACTTATTCTTTTAATTGGTGGGATTGTTATCATAAGATAAGAGAAATGTTAACTATAGGTGTTAAATTTTTAAGTATACAGCTTTTTAGTAGCTTTCTACAGAATGTGTTAACTATTTATGCAGGCTCTATGGTAGGGTTGGGGGTAGCCGCTAATATAAATGTAGTGCAGAAAATCTTTTCATTTTTTGGTGGTATATATCAGAGTGCATTTAATCCACTATGGAGTGAACTTGCTTCTGCTTTTCAAAAACGTAATTATGATTGGTGTTGGAGTTTGCTAAAAAAGTCTGTATGTATTACAATTACTTTTTTTTCTTTTGTCGTAATTATTGTTTCTGTTTTAGGGGATTTTTTTATGAAATTTATTGCTGGGAATGAGTTTAAGTCGAATGTTTCTATGTTTATATTAGTCGGAATCTTGTTTTCAATAAGAATTGTTTTTGATAATGTTTCATTATTACAAAATGCAACAAATAAGTTGAATACAATCATTTATGGATATTCTATTATGTTTGTTTACGTTCTTATAGTAATACCGTGGCTAGTTCAGCAGTATGGGATTGAACTAATGATTTTAAATCTAATATTTATGTGGGGATTGTTTATTGTTTTGGCGTATTGGGATTTAAGGAAAATAATCAATAATAGGAAGAATATAGAAAATTCGTGTTCACTAAATAAGGAAGAACTGTAA
- a CDS encoding glycosyltransferase family 10 domain-containing protein has protein sequence MIKVYIPSLFYIPVQRQFPNPAKTVWGNCEFVFSEVDDYDYIVVIDSLKEKIQTTLSKTKRIIFLGEPPYVKTYNGKFLKQFGRVYGCHQKKVGNDSVKLSIPLLPWMVGCHLGKNTHQCNSNKYLTYVDFQKNGNLHSRLNKICLITSNKTFTKGHRDRVRFVERILKEYPNLVDVYGNGYKSISDKWDILSRYKYSIVIENCSYPNYWTEKLADCFLAGCYPIYYGCTNINEYFSNDSMDTIDINNFKVAVHQLKAILLSSKYENSVNSIIESRNLVLNNYNMFCIISNIIENMEQFSSYKKERCNEIVSPMQYSIKDKVIQKIAWRLNIVL, from the coding sequence ATGATAAAAGTTTATATTCCTAGTCTTTTTTATATTCCAGTGCAAAGACAATTTCCGAATCCTGCTAAAACGGTGTGGGGAAATTGTGAATTTGTTTTTTCGGAAGTGGATGATTATGACTATATTGTTGTAATTGATAGTTTAAAGGAGAAAATCCAAACCACTCTTTCTAAGACCAAAAGAATCATTTTTTTAGGAGAGCCCCCTTATGTGAAAACTTATAATGGCAAATTTCTAAAACAGTTTGGGCGGGTATATGGTTGTCATCAAAAGAAAGTAGGTAATGATTCGGTGAAATTATCTATTCCATTATTACCTTGGATGGTTGGATGTCATTTGGGTAAAAATACACACCAATGTAATAGCAATAAATACTTAACTTATGTTGATTTTCAGAAAAATGGAAATCTACATTCTCGTTTAAATAAGATTTGTTTAATAACTTCCAATAAAACATTTACAAAAGGACACCGAGATAGGGTGCGTTTTGTGGAACGTATTTTGAAAGAGTATCCAAATTTAGTAGATGTATATGGGAATGGCTATAAATCAATATCCGATAAATGGGATATTCTCTCACGTTATAAATATTCTATCGTAATAGAAAATTGTTCATATCCTAATTATTGGACGGAGAAATTAGCAGACTGTTTCTTAGCAGGATGTTATCCTATTTATTATGGATGTACGAATATAAATGAATATTTTTCAAATGATTCAATGGATACTATTGATATAAATAATTTTAAAGTAGCTGTTCATCAATTGAAAGCGATTCTTTTATCTTCAAAATATGAGAATTCTGTAAATTCAATTATTGAATCAAGAAATTTAGTTCTGAATAACTATAATATGTTTTGTATTATATCGAATATTATAGAGAATATGGAACAATTTTCTTCTTATAAAAAAGAACGTTGTAATGAAATAGTTTCTCCTATGCAGTATTCAATAAAAGATAAAGTCATTCAGAAAATAGCTTGGCGATTGAATATTGTGTTATAA
- a CDS encoding site-specific integrase produces MRSTFKVLFYVKKGSEKPNGNLPLMCRITVDGEIKQFSCKMDVPPRLWDVKNNRASGKSVEAQRINLAVDKIRVEVNRRYQELMQTDGYVTAAKLKDAYLGIGVKQETLLKLFEQHNAEFEKKVGHSRAQGTFTRYRTVCNHIREFLPHTYKREDIPLKELNLTFINDFEYFLRTEKKCRTNTVWGYMIVLKHIVSIARNDGRLPFNPFAGYINSPESVDRGYLTQTEIQTLMNAPMKNATHELVRDLFVFSVFTGLAYSDVKNLTADRLQTFFDGNLWIITRRKKTNTESNIRLLDVPKRIIEKYKGLARDGHVFPVPNNGSCNKILKDIGRQCGFKVRLTYHVARHTNATTVLLSHGVPIETVSRLLGHTNIKTTQIYAKITAQKISQDMETLSHKLEDMEKNICRAI; encoded by the coding sequence ATGCGTAGTACATTCAAGGTATTATTTTACGTGAAGAAAGGCAGCGAGAAGCCGAACGGCAACCTGCCTTTAATGTGCCGTATCACGGTGGACGGCGAGATTAAACAGTTCAGTTGCAAGATGGACGTTCCCCCACGGCTGTGGGACGTGAAGAACAACCGTGCTTCGGGCAAGAGCGTCGAAGCGCAGAGAATCAACCTTGCGGTAGATAAAATCCGTGTGGAAGTAAACCGCCGCTATCAAGAGTTAATGCAGACGGACGGTTATGTTACCGCCGCCAAACTCAAAGACGCCTATCTCGGTATCGGCGTCAAGCAGGAAACTTTGCTGAAGCTGTTCGAGCAGCACAACGCCGAGTTCGAGAAGAAAGTCGGGCACAGCAGGGCGCAGGGTACATTTACCCGTTATCGGACGGTCTGCAACCATATTCGGGAGTTCCTGCCCCATACCTACAAGCGTGAGGATATTCCATTAAAGGAACTCAACCTCACGTTCATCAACGACTTCGAGTATTTTCTGCGCACGGAGAAGAAATGCCGCACCAATACCGTGTGGGGCTACATGATTGTGTTGAAACACATCGTTTCCATAGCGAGGAACGACGGGCGTTTGCCCTTTAATCCCTTTGCGGGATATATCAACTCTCCCGAAAGCGTGGACAGGGGCTACCTCACCCAAACGGAGATACAGACGCTCATGAACGCACCGATGAAGAACGCCACCCACGAGCTTGTACGGGACTTGTTCGTCTTTTCTGTTTTCACGGGTTTGGCGTATTCGGACGTGAAGAACCTCACCGCCGACCGCCTGCAAACATTCTTCGACGGCAACCTGTGGATAATCACCCGAAGAAAGAAGACCAACACCGAATCGAACATCCGCCTTTTGGACGTTCCCAAGCGTATCATCGAGAAGTACAAGGGGCTGGCAAGGGACGGTCATGTTTTCCCCGTTCCGAACAACGGCAGTTGTAACAAGATACTCAAAGATATAGGCAGACAATGCGGCTTCAAGGTACGCTTGACCTACCATGTCGCACGCCACACGAACGCCACGACCGTACTTCTGTCGCACGGCGTACCCATCGAAACGGTGAGCCGCCTTTTGGGGCACACGAACATAAAGACCACCCAAATTTACGCCAAAATCACCGCCCAGAAGATAAGCCAAGACATGGAAACCTTGTCGCACAAGTTGGAAGATATGGAGAAGAATATCTGCCGAGCCATCTAA